The genomic region AGCAAAGAAGTAATCAATGAAGCAAGCATACGGATTTTTGAATTTTCCGATACTGATCTCGGCGGGTTTTGCGATCACCCTTTTTTTTGTGAACTGCGATTCCTTTAAGGCGCTTAAAAGCAAGGAAAGTGCTTCCTTATCACGATTCAATTTTGATGGCTGTGCTGACGAAAGCAAAGAAAGTACAAATAAAGTCTATATATTAGGTGCTTCTGAGTATTTGAACATTGCTGAAGACCTGTTTCCGAATGTGAGCCATGGTGATCTGGTGAATCTGACGAAATCACTGCCGGTAGTACCAGATCTATTCGATGGAAATCTTGAGTTAAAAGACTATAAAGATTTTATTTTGGATCGAACTTCTCTCGTTGAGTATTTTGCGAGAAAATTAACAGAACAAGCCAGTTCCATTTGTACAGAATTGGATAAGAGCTGTCGCACGAATATTGTCAATTTACAAATTTCAAATGTATTCAGACGTTTTGTGTCTTCGGGAGAAATGAGTGAGCTCGTCGAAAAAAATATGGATCTTTCGTTTGAAAATTTCGCAAGGCTTATTTTCTATTCGCCAGATTTTCATTTTAAGATCTACTCTAATGAATTGACGTCCTACGAATTTGTTTCAAAAATATCAATGGCTTTATTTGGAACCTTTCCGCCAGCGGATCTTGTCAATCAGAGGGATGAGGTCTTCAGTAATCGTCAAGCTTTACGAGCAGAGTTATTGAAAATATTTAATCAGCCGAAGAATGCACGTCGATTTTCCAAGCGGTTTTGGGAGAAATGGCTATCGAATGACGGGTTGAGAAATATGGAAATTCCAAGTTCTGAGTCATTCGATAAAGAAGCTGTAATGAATGACTTTTATAGCAAGGTTGAAGAGGCCATTGTTTCTGAAAAGAGTTTAAAGGATCTGTTCTATTCAGCCTCCTCTTCTGATGGAGAAATTCCTGCGAGCCTTCTCACGCATCCGAGTTTTGCGATGTCCTCTTCAAGAGTGGTAAATGGAAAAGTGAAATCTCATTATGTTCATCGAGGCATCAATATTACAAATAAATTGCTTTGCATGAAACTGCCTCCTTTGGAGCCTGCGACCCTTGAACAACTGGAAGAAGCAAAAGCGGCTTCGGCGAATCAGAATTTTGCTGACGCGATTGCGCAGCATCGATCAAATCCAAATTGTAGGTCTTGTCACTCGATCATTGATCCTGTTGGAGTTACTTTAGAGCATTTAAGTCCATTTGGAAAATTTCGTCATGAATTTAGCGATGGCAGTTCCATTTTAAGTAAAGGTGTGTTTCTGAATAAGCCATATAGTGATTTGGGATCACTTGTTGAGGTTATTTCAGAGTCAGGTGAGCTAAGAAGTTGCTTTGTCAGTCAACTCAAGGGTTTGGGAGATGGGCCAGACAATCGGATTCTGGGACCCTGTGATGCGAAAGAAATATTTTCTCAAAATCGAGAGCGTCCAATTATCGATGTTTTAACTGAAATGTTCTCCTCTCGGCGCTTTACGAAAAGTTCCTTGACGGCCGAACAGGTGAAAATGAAATTGATTGAGGTTTTCGTTGGAGATCTTTATCGCTATGGGTTGGGAAGAGAGCCTGATTCTGGGGGATTTGAGGGTTGGTTTCAGGTTTACCTTAAAACCGGAATGTTACCTGTGATCAAGGGTATTCTTCTCAGCGGTGAGATGAATAAATTAGGCCTGAACCAAGAGCAATTTGTGGGACGGTCCTTTCGATCATTGACTGGTCGCACTCCAAATTCAGTTGAGCTTGCGGAGAGCGTTCGTAAGTTAGTTGAAGTTGGCAAGGACAAGGACAAGTATTTAGAGAATTTGTTAAATTCAGAAGATGTGAGCAAGAGATTTAAAATACTGAAGCAGGAATCAATATGAGCAAAGAGAGAAAATTATCTCGCAAAGAGTTTATGTTGTGGATGTTAAAAAGTGCGGGGTATGCTTATTGTTTGCCCCATGTCCTCGATTTATCGAAAGCTCTTGCTGCAGGCGCATCTCACCAATATTTTATTGGAGTGATGGCTCATACGTTGGCACTCAATAAAACTGTAAAAGATACCAGTGATTTGCATGGAGGTTTTTTCAAGGGGTATGGAAATTGGACCTTCAATGGCTACGGAAGCCTGAGCGGACTTGAATCAATTAAAGCCAACATTTTTGTGCCAAGAGGTCTTACTTATAGGATGGAGGCTGGCACTGAGGCGGTCGGACATTTTCAGGCTCAGGGAGGCTTTTTGACAGGATTTCCGTCACGAGGAGCCTCTGATTACGATCTTCTTGTCGGTGACAACAATACCACTGCGGCCCCTGCCGGCACAAAGTCCATTGATTGGCTGATTGCAGAAAGCCTCGGACAGACCCCCTTAGCCGTCGGGTACAATCACAGGGCAGGATTCAATGGGGCTGAAGCACCTCATTTTTTTAATGCAATTTCTTGGAGAGATCCAAGAAATGCTCAATATCCAACTTTTGATTCCGGGGCCCTCCTTAAACAATTAACGGCTCGTGCGCGATGCGAAACTTTTAATGCGGACCCTAATGTCATTGAAGCACAAATAAAACAGGCCAATGAAAAAATCATTCTCATGGATCGTGTTAAGGACCGATACTCTCAGCATTTTAAGCTTAACAGGAGATATTCCGGCGCTTATGATCGGTATATTGAGGATTTCAAGTCCGAAATATCTAAATTGAAGAAGGATCTTGAAGGTTTGCAAAGCGGTTTGAACTACCAAAATAGCAAGCCAGCACTCTGTGATTGGTCAGGTCCCACAGTGACTACGGCGAACCCCTCTACGAGTGATCGAGCAGTTTATGAAAAAAAGGTTCAAGGATTGAATACCTTGTTAGCCTTATCATTTAAAGCTGGATTGACTAACTCAGCAACTATGTCCCTCTGTCTAGAAATAAATCATCACAATCAACACTATATTACGAGCCAAGACGTTGGGCGAGATGGGCAAACTCTTCAAGATATTGTCAATCATGGAAATGGCCTAAGAGACTATATGGATTCCGTAACAAAGAATATCGTGCACTTGGTAAATGAACTAAAAAAATATGGTATCTTCGAAAAGACCTTGATCATGGTTGGCGGCGAGCAGAACGATGGGAACACGCACACGGCCTCAGAGGCGCCAGTTTTTGTTATTGATGGAAGCAATAGTTCTTGGAATGGGAGGGACATTGGTGCCCTTGCGGGAGGACAAACTGCGCCTGAAGAGAGACCCTATTCTGCTCTGCTAGTTGATGTTCTGAATAAGTTCGGAATATCTAGGTCAAGCTTCGGATCACCAAAAAACGTTAAGGGAGTTGGCAGAGGTGGAATTTTTTGATGGATCAACCATTAAAAATCAGTAAACTTATCTTGCTGTTTTCTTGCATTGGTTTTGTTTTAAATTTTCAAAATTGTGGATCGGTTCATGAAGGCAGCCAGATCAATCCAAATCTTCTTGAACAAAATAGCACGGGCCCATCTCCAACTGCTCGAAAAATCTGGCAAATGAATCGAGCACTTTCCAGTGAACTCCCAATCGTGATTTACGCAAATCCTCAGATTTTCCCACCAGAATCGATTTACGTGTGGATTCATAAATTTTCCGGAGTCACCTCCGCCTGTGAGCAAAAGAATTATCTAAATCATGACAATGCAGTTGAACTCATTTGTCCTTCTGAGGGTTCCCTTCAAGTTGAACTTTATATCACGAACTCTTTAGGTGAAGTCATTATTTTAACGGAGACCCTCAATGTGAGCAGAAAGGATTCCTTTTCAACAGATGAACTTGAACCTCTTTTGAATGGAATTGAAAATTTGGTCGTTGATATTGATGGAAACCTGGGTGGCCTTGCAAATTCATCGGAAAGATCCTCTCTCAGGAGTGAATCGACCATTCTTTATGGGTCAAGTTGTAAGATATGTCATGGCTCCCTTGAAGCTTCGAATGTGAGGGGAAAAAAATTGGATGATTTCAATCGAGCAATTAGCCAGATCATCGAAATGAAAACATTTCAGCGTCTTTCAGACAGAGAAAGGAAAGGCCTAGTTGAGGTTTTGGGGGGTAGCTAGGCGCTGCTTTCGATGATATCCTTTAGAGAAATTCAGTTTTGATTTTGTGCGTGGAAGGGGATGGATGACATGGCGGAAGCAAGGTCCGGCGAGGAAACTCATTTTGACGTCATTGTTGTTGGCTCAGGCATGGGAGGGCTGACCTGCGCAAGTCTCCTAACTCAGTTTTATAACAAGAAAGTATTGATCTTGGAGAGCCATTCTAAGATTGGAGGCTATATTTATTCATTTTCGAGATCCGTTCGTGACAGGCGCGTTTCTTGGGATGTTGGGCTTCATTATGTCGGACAAATGGGAGAGAAGAGCTCTCTGCGAAAAGTAATGAACCAAGTGACTGGTGGCAAAGTTCATTGGAAAAGACTTTCGGATCCCCACCAATGGTTTATTTATCCTGGCTTGAAGATAGCGGTTCCCTCATCGTCTCACCAATTTAAATCTAAACTGATAGAATTATTCCCTTCTGAAGCCGATAAAATAGGCACCTACTTTGTGGATGTTCGCCGCGCAACGAAATGGGCCAACTTTTTTCATATGGCCAGACGGCTTCCTCGTGCTCTTCAGTTGTTTTTAAGATACCTGCTTTTTTGGGGTTATCGTTTGGCGTTTCAAAAGACCTCAGAATATTTTGGCAAGCGAAATTTTTCGAAGGAATTGAGCGCCGTTCTTGATTCTCAATGGGGTGATTATGGTCTGCCTTCGGGTCAAAGCCCATTTTTTATAAATGCTCTTGTTTTTACTCACTATCTGAACGGAGCTTATTACCCTGTTGGCACTTCCCAGGCGATTCCTCAGGCTGTAGCGAGCATCGTAAAGGAAGGAGGTGGAGACGTTCGTGTTCGCCACGAAGTCAAAGACCTTTTGCTTGATGGTGATCGAGTGATAGGTGTTAAAGCCCTGAATCTTTTTACAAATGAGCTAATCGAGGCCCGAGCCTCAGTTGTGATCTCTAACATTGGATTGATAAATACATATCAAAAGTTAATTCCAGAACTTTACGCGAGTTCTACTCTCGATAGGATTTCAAAGTTACCTGAGCCCTGTTCAGGTGTTTGTCTTTTTCTGACGCTCAAAGAACCGCCAGGTAAATTGGGATTTCAGGATCAAATCATCTGGCTATTCGATTCTTATGAACACGACAAGACTTGGTCCTCACGGACAGACATTTTGAATCGTTCACCCTCAATGGCATTTCTTTCCTTTTCAGCAAATGCTGATTTAGACGGAAAGGTCCCAACGGCACAAATTTTAACTTTTGCGGATTCATCTTTATTTAAGGAATGGGAGCGTCTCCCACTCAAAAATCGTGGTGCTGAATATGAAAGTATAAAAAATCAAATTTCGCTTCGACTGATTGAATTTGTCGAGAGAAGTCTTCCTGGATTCAAGTCTTTAGTGGATTTTTACGAATTGGGGACCCCACTCACTTTTGAGTCTTATAGCAAGCACCCTCAAGGCGCGATCTACGGTATTCCCCTTTCTGTTAATAGGTTCGAGAACCCTTGGATTTCAGTTAAGACGCCATTAAAGGGACTGTATCTCACCGGAGCTGACATTGCGGGTCCAGGAATTGCGGGAGCTATGATGGGAGGTGTTTTGACTCTCTCTGAGATAGTCGGCCTCTCCGTATTTGGAAAGGTGTTCCGGACGTAATCGAGGAGAGCACGGTTATTTTTTGATACTGCTTCTGAGGTCCCTGATACGTTTCCAGAGAAGGGCTTTCGGAATTCGGTTCAATTTGAGCGCGGTCATACATTCTTCGAGGCGCCCTTTCCGTTCGCCAAGAGACTGAATAGCCTTCTTGAGATCGTGCTCGATACTTTCACCATAAGCGCCGGCGGCTTTTTCGATGGCGAGGCTCAGCGACGGGCGTGCCATGCATAGCATTGCTAGGTCAATCAGATCGCGACTGAACACAGCGTCGTCAGACCATCGATCGGAATTCGCAAGAAGTTTGCTCGCGGCCATGTCAAGGGGAGCTAATAGAGCAACCCCACAAATGCGATCGTTTGAAAGAGGCTTCTCTAATTGAATGCGCCCTTCGAGAACGATCTCAAATTTAATTTCCACTTCCGACACGCGAAGCATGGTGCGAATGCCGTATTGATCCGCCCGAATTTCTCGGGTGGAAGTCAGCTCCATTCCTGCGCGTGTGATTGCTTTTATTCCATGCCCGGTGAGCAATTGCCGTAAGGTTTGGTATCCGGAGCGATCCGATACCAAAAAATCAATGTCAATCGATTCGCGATATTCACCGTGAGATAAAACAATTGCAGTTCCGCCTCCAAACAAACAAGCATTTTGACTCAGCAGGTCCGCATCGAGTGCCTGGAGAATGCTTGCAATGCGAACGTGGTGCTCCCGTTCAAACAAGCAGCCGCCTCCGTCTGAACGCCGACAGCAGCGTATCGAGCAATTTCTTTTCGCGCGAATCCATCGCTTTGAGGTCGACGTGTCGCCAGTTCCGCTCGTAGAGGTCGAGCGCTTCTTTGGGGCTGATTTCTTTTGTGTCTTTGAGCTGCCAAGCCAGTTGCTTCAGCTGTTTATAATCAGCAATACGGATGTTACTGGGGATCTTATCGCCGACCAAATCACGTTTGTCCCTTTGGACTTGTTGATCCTTCAATTCGAAGTTGAGCCCCAGGGCGGAGATCACGTTGAGGTAGGCCCCCATTGCTACAGAGGCTTCGCCTTGCTCAATGCGGTAAAGAGTGATACGCGACATTCCTGCCGCCTCGGCCGTAGCGATCGCGCTGACCCCCAGCTCTTTTCGACGATTCCGTAGCTGTTGGCCAAGATCCCGGAGGATCTTTTTAAGGTTTCCAGTGACTTGAGAGGAACGAACAGCCATATGTTTCTCATTATATACATTTTATATGTTTTGCATAGAATAAGAAACGTTTTTGTTGAAAAAAATCTTAAGTATTTGAATTCATGCGGAATTTAGATGTTTTAAGGATCGAGGACCCTCATTTTTAAGGGACATGAAAGCCCCCCCAAGGACAGAGTCCTGCGATCAAAGTCTGGCCGTTTTGTCGCTATCCGGCGACACTGGAACGCTGAAGTCTTTCGATTCTTTCCTCGAGCGGAGGGTGAGTTGAAAAGAAACGCATGACTCCACCCGGTCGACTCGAAATCTTGAGCGCCTGGATTGCAGGGCGGGTGTTCGGGTCGACGTCATCAAAAGTGCGTTTAAGACCTTCAAGCGCTTGAATCATATTTCCGCGTCCGGCCAATCGAGCTCCGCCTGAATCGGCACGGTACTCTCTGTATCTAGAAAACCAAGCCACAACCATAGAGCCAAGAACCATAAAAACCATTTCGAGTGCAAACTGGACAAGATAATAGGACATGGGAGTCCCGCCTTGCCGTTCATCGCTGTCTTGTCCGCGTGCCATTGTGAGCGCGTAAGCAATCACGCGAGCCAAGAACATCACAAAAGCATTCACAATACCTTGGATGAGGGTCATGGTGACCATGTCTCCGTTGGCGATGTGAGCCACCTCATGGCCAAGGACTCCTTTGACTTCATTTCTTTTCATGCGTTGAAGAAGGCCAGTTGAGACTGCAACCAATGAGCGGGATTTGCTCGGGCCAGTTGCAAAGGCATTGACTTCGGGAGAGTCATAAACACCAACTTCTGGCATGACAGGGAGGCTGGCTGCTCTAGAAAGTTCATGGACCATTTGGACCAAATCTCGAAGATCAGAATCTCGAGTGTCAGGTGGAATGACCTTAACTCCCATCATCCACTTGGCCATGATTCTAGAAAGTGCGAGTGAGATAAAAGCTCCTCCCATACCCCAAATTAGGCAGAATGCCAGGAGGGATTCATAATTAAGTCCGTTGGCTGTGAGATAGGGTTTTACGCCAAGTACGTTCAGAACAATTGAGATCGTGAAGATCACGAGGGCATTCACTGCCATAAAAAGAGCAATTCGTTTAAACCAGGCCATAAGCACCTCCCATAGGCTGCGATGGCGTACTATACCAAAATTTTGTCAAAGGGTGCACATAAATTTCAAAGACTGACCTCAGCTGGCGCGATTCTCAGCTCTTGTCCCGGTCCGCCTTATTGAGGCTGCTGAAGATATTCGGTAACTCCTTTCCAGGGCATTGATCTCCCTTTCCTTGACGGTCTCATGGAAAAGCTCTAAGGATACTGGATCTTCTACTGAAGGATTCTCAGCATAATTTAGGAGGCAGCTTTGTCATGCAGATTTTTTTGATTGTTTTCACCAGTTTGTTCTGTTGGGTTGCCAGCGCGGATTTCATCGACTCCTTTAAAGATTACCGAACCTATTATCTCGTCGAGCCTATCTCGCCTCAGGGAACCAAATTGATGATTTTACTCACGCGAGGCAATTTGAGACGTGAGTTGGTTCCGAGTGACAGCCTTCCCAAGTTAGATATAGATGGTACACCCGGTTTGGAAAGCGATGTCCTTTATTCTGAAGCCTCCGATCCTCCTCCTCCGCAGCTGATTCTGCCCGATTCAAACGATAAGTCGAATCAGGGGCGTTTGGAGAAACTGGAGCGTTTGCGAAATCGTATGGAAGCGCTGAGCCCGGGTTGGGACGTGCAGGTTGGGTATCAACAGCCGAGCCGCTTCAGGTTGATTGAGTTGGTTCCTGTAGGATATGACTCTAGTGGAATGTCCCGCCAAAGGCTCGTATTCTACTCTTCAGTTTTTTTCACACGCAACGATCAGGGTGCTCTTGAATTCACCCAACGTACGAATGGTGTACAATATGGATATCTGACCGATTTCTTAGAGAGAATGAATCGAAATGAGGCTTCGGTTCTTCGATTTTCTTTACCTCCCGACTTGGAGGGTTCGGCCGTGCTTCACCTTGTGGATCTGGGTGGTAGGATTATCAATCAGCCTTATGAAAATTTTTTATTGCAATTGAGCCAAGCAATTAGTCAATAAATACCAATGCCAGGAAGACATCTTTTTGAATCTGATCGAGCGGCGGTTTTGAGGGATCTTTTCGCACGCCAGGGCGAGAGCCGTCTCCCTCTAGGTTTGAAACAGTACTTCAGTCTCCCAGTAAAACTTTCTGGAGCCAGTCAGCCAGGCGAGCCAATTCGTGTTGAAATTGTAAACTTTCGGATTCCCACCAAGGAAGCTTTAGAAGGCAAGCTTGATATTCCCTTTGTATCTGAATCGCTTGGACTCCAGCTTCGTCTCAGGGGTGGGATCACCGGGAGAAGGATTGCCAATCCGCAGCCGCTTGAATTGACTATTGAACGGAAAGGGACGGATTTGGAGGGGACATATCCTCCTTTCGAATTTAAACTGA from Bdellovibrionales bacterium harbors:
- a CDS encoding DUF1588 domain-containing protein → MKQAYGFLNFPILISAGFAITLFFVNCDSFKALKSKESASLSRFNFDGCADESKESTNKVYILGASEYLNIAEDLFPNVSHGDLVNLTKSLPVVPDLFDGNLELKDYKDFILDRTSLVEYFARKLTEQASSICTELDKSCRTNIVNLQISNVFRRFVSSGEMSELVEKNMDLSFENFARLIFYSPDFHFKIYSNELTSYEFVSKISMALFGTFPPADLVNQRDEVFSNRQALRAELLKIFNQPKNARRFSKRFWEKWLSNDGLRNMEIPSSESFDKEAVMNDFYSKVEEAIVSEKSLKDLFYSASSSDGEIPASLLTHPSFAMSSSRVVNGKVKSHYVHRGINITNKLLCMKLPPLEPATLEQLEEAKAASANQNFADAIAQHRSNPNCRSCHSIIDPVGVTLEHLSPFGKFRHEFSDGSSILSKGVFLNKPYSDLGSLVEVISESGELRSCFVSQLKGLGDGPDNRILGPCDAKEIFSQNRERPIIDVLTEMFSSRRFTKSSLTAEQVKMKLIEVFVGDLYRYGLGREPDSGGFEGWFQVYLKTGMLPVIKGILLSGEMNKLGLNQEQFVGRSFRSLTGRTPNSVELAESVRKLVEVGKDKDKYLENLLNSEDVSKRFKILKQESI
- a CDS encoding DUF1552 domain-containing protein, which gives rise to MSKERKLSRKEFMLWMLKSAGYAYCLPHVLDLSKALAAGASHQYFIGVMAHTLALNKTVKDTSDLHGGFFKGYGNWTFNGYGSLSGLESIKANIFVPRGLTYRMEAGTEAVGHFQAQGGFLTGFPSRGASDYDLLVGDNNTTAAPAGTKSIDWLIAESLGQTPLAVGYNHRAGFNGAEAPHFFNAISWRDPRNAQYPTFDSGALLKQLTARARCETFNADPNVIEAQIKQANEKIILMDRVKDRYSQHFKLNRRYSGAYDRYIEDFKSEISKLKKDLEGLQSGLNYQNSKPALCDWSGPTVTTANPSTSDRAVYEKKVQGLNTLLALSFKAGLTNSATMSLCLEINHHNQHYITSQDVGRDGQTLQDIVNHGNGLRDYMDSVTKNIVHLVNELKKYGIFEKTLIMVGGEQNDGNTHTASEAPVFVIDGSNSSWNGRDIGALAGGQTAPEERPYSALLVDVLNKFGISRSSFGSPKNVKGVGRGGIF
- a CDS encoding NAD(P)/FAD-dependent oxidoreductase, which gives rise to MAEARSGEETHFDVIVVGSGMGGLTCASLLTQFYNKKVLILESHSKIGGYIYSFSRSVRDRRVSWDVGLHYVGQMGEKSSLRKVMNQVTGGKVHWKRLSDPHQWFIYPGLKIAVPSSSHQFKSKLIELFPSEADKIGTYFVDVRRATKWANFFHMARRLPRALQLFLRYLLFWGYRLAFQKTSEYFGKRNFSKELSAVLDSQWGDYGLPSGQSPFFINALVFTHYLNGAYYPVGTSQAIPQAVASIVKEGGGDVRVRHEVKDLLLDGDRVIGVKALNLFTNELIEARASVVISNIGLINTYQKLIPELYASSTLDRISKLPEPCSGVCLFLTLKEPPGKLGFQDQIIWLFDSYEHDKTWSSRTDILNRSPSMAFLSFSANADLDGKVPTAQILTFADSSLFKEWERLPLKNRGAEYESIKNQISLRLIEFVERSLPGFKSLVDFYELGTPLTFESYSKHPQGAIYGIPLSVNRFENPWISVKTPLKGLYLTGADIAGPGIAGAMMGGVLTLSEIVGLSVFGKVFRT
- a CDS encoding nucleotidyl transferase AbiEii/AbiGii toxin family protein gives rise to the protein MFEREHHVRIASILQALDADLLSQNACLFGGGTAIVLSHGEYRESIDIDFLVSDRSGYQTLRQLLTGHGIKAITRAGMELTSTREIRADQYGIRTMLRVSEVEIKFEIVLEGRIQLEKPLSNDRICGVALLAPLDMAASKLLANSDRWSDDAVFSRDLIDLAMLCMARPSLSLAIEKAAGAYGESIEHDLKKAIQSLGERKGRLEECMTALKLNRIPKALLWKRIRDLRSSIKK
- a CDS encoding helix-turn-helix domain-containing protein produces the protein MAVRSSQVTGNLKKILRDLGQQLRNRRKELGVSAIATAEAAGMSRITLYRIEQGEASVAMGAYLNVISALGLNFELKDQQVQRDKRDLVGDKIPSNIRIADYKQLKQLAWQLKDTKEISPKEALDLYERNWRHVDLKAMDSREKKLLDTLLSAFRRRRLLV
- the htpX gene encoding protease HtpX, yielding MAWFKRIALFMAVNALVIFTISIVLNVLGVKPYLTANGLNYESLLAFCLIWGMGGAFISLALSRIMAKWMMGVKVIPPDTRDSDLRDLVQMVHELSRAASLPVMPEVGVYDSPEVNAFATGPSKSRSLVAVSTGLLQRMKRNEVKGVLGHEVAHIANGDMVTMTLIQGIVNAFVMFLARVIAYALTMARGQDSDERQGGTPMSYYLVQFALEMVFMVLGSMVVAWFSRYREYRADSGGARLAGRGNMIQALEGLKRTFDDVDPNTRPAIQALKISSRPGGVMRFFSTHPPLEERIERLQRSSVAG